One Plasmodium cynomolgi strain B DNA, chromosome 12, whole genome shotgun sequence genomic region harbors:
- a CDS encoding hypothetical protein (putative), with protein MDKKKRSGTSSTFKEIQSFNKSYLDLSNYSKDNYGKQNSINNTNEVFEFFTSITNNQKDISKKYEQLFSLIKKFGKEIKYLLAKNDEYSGILIDTKECVKRIKSKLSGDSCEEFENLEEELLKDKNNIDVISKIVTYLWEEIGYYNKNSSEWNKKIEELKKYIGSKDEFIKLERKLTLTSEELKKEMVDNMSSLKEQQDLKIKIKEERNIYRKDIQNVHEKILYVILKFLLRDKRCKTQKYFFLFWLNTTRRRKEATNQMISRLEKKMQCLLFFCFRKLKSNSFEGHLIDKITGLVDFPLHGNGGRGSSQRGIPSKAGRGYDYKGNTNDSGNHYSSGNHYRSDNHYSSDNHYSSGNHQNSRNTLRSTPQERNKSSVFSNLVNSDKTRDGDNTSPVSYDHLNSASRKRSESMLFYKKENSSATQKSDVATNLYDQSGDFSSGKRDTQRFGNDSEDGERGGGNVDRRGSHIDANGSYEKNGSYEKNSSYEKNGSYEKNSSYEKNGSYEKNGSYEKNGSYEKNGSYEKNGSYEKNGSYEKNGSYEKNGPYEKNSSYEKNDSYEKNGSYNRNAANDRNCAYQKNNLCGPSHEPQEYPSRESNHHAEKMYDNLVRQMKDKADRKSVEMIHQTIKKMNNKINDIRDTLDKQNKIMTNDDMHKNVPYDKSSLNCKNHSNKKHSDLDCNLSVANSSLNLPPERTLSEYLINKNKSRNTNTDELNRAKGLRKQSEHFQKMSEYNNRQKKYDNHAHKKSYENMEKWNLNNDKYSHSNSMDMTSVDESYLYQRESKSSARSGSHLKNAASGLGGGHSSSIGSGIGGGQYSAACSSKGETKRGGRGDSRGEARHESRRESRRDSKRDSKHDSKHDSKHDSKYDSKHDSKHDSKHDSKHYPKSDGREAKSAHSTHHATSNRRDFIENSNASSSPSDIKLILRTGGGFRKLSEHCQKNYIEKLNYLNDNNLLGYETNLNIKIKGHPFIHNVPNGQQKDHKKEKRHRSLSKFYNMH; from the exons atggacaaaaaaaaacgcagcgGAACATCCTCCACATTCAAGGAAATTCAAAGCTTCAACAAATCCTACCTGGACCTGAGCAATTACAGTAAAGATAATTATGGCAAGCAAAATTCCATTAACAATACAAATGAGGTCTTCGAGTTCTTTACCAGCATAACCAACAACCAGAAGGACATAAGCAAAAAGTACGAGCAGTTATTTTCcttaattaaaaagtttgGGAAGGAAATTAAATACCTGCTAGCCAAAAATGACGAGTACAGCGGTATCCTCATCGACACCAAAGAATGCGTGAAAAGGATAAAGTCCAAACTCAGTGGGGATTCCTGCGAGGAGTTCGAGAATTTAG AGGAGGAACTGCTGAAagacaaaaataacatcgaCGTGATAAGCAAAATAGTGACCTACCTCTGGGAAGAAATAGGATACTACAACAAAAACTCCAGTGagtggaataaaaaaatcgaggagttaaaaaagtacatcGGAAGTAAAGATGAATTTATAAAGCTAGAAAGGAAACTAACCCTAACAAGTGAAGaactgaaaaaggaaatggtAGATAATATGAGTTCCCTTAAAGAACAACAagatttgaaaataaaaattaaggaagAGAGAAATATTTACAGAAAGGATATTCAAAATGTGCAcgaaaaaattctttatgtcattttaaaatttctgttACGTGATAAAAGGTGTAAAActcagaaatatttttttcttttctggtTGAATACAACTagaaggaggaaagaagCAACGAACCAAATGATATCACGccttgagaaaaaaatgcagtgtCTATTATTCTTTTGCTTCAGAAAGTTAAAGAGTAATTCGTTCGAAGGGCATTTAATTGATAAGATTACGGGCCTGGTCGATTTCCCGCTGCATGGGAATGGTGGTCGCGGCAGCTCGCAAAGGGGTATCCCGAGCAAAGCAGGGCGCGGCTACGATTATAAAGGCAATACCAATGACAGCGGTAATCACTACAGCAGCGGCAATCACTACAGAAGCGACAATCACTACAGCAGCGACAATCACTACAGCAGCGGTAATCACCAAAACAGTCGAAATACCTTGCGCAGCACACCGCAGGAGAGAAACAAAAGCAGCGTGTTCTCCAACCTAGTGAACAGCGACAAAACCCGAGACGGTGATAACACGTCTCCCGTTAGTTATGACCACCTTAATAGTGCATCGAGGAAGCGAAGCGAATCGATGCTTTTTtacaagaaggaaaatagCTCTGCCACGCAAAAAAGTGATGTAGCGACAAACTTGTATGACCAGTCTGGGGATTTCTCATCCGGGAAGAGGGACACCCAGCGGTTTGGAAACGATAGCGAGGATGGCGAGAGGGGTGGCGGCAACGTCGACCGCAGGGGCAGCCACATCGACGCGAATGGGTCCTACGAAAAGAATGGGTCCTACGAAAAGAACAGCTCCTACGAAAAGAATGGATCCTACGAAAAGAACAGCTCCTACGAAAAGAATGGATCCTACGAAAAGAATGGATCCTACGAAAAGAATGGATCCTACGAAAAGAACGGTTCCTACGAAAAGAATGGATCTTACGAAAAGAACGGCTCCTATGAAAAGAATGGCTCCTACGAAAAGAACGGCCCCTACGAAAAGAACAGCTCCTATGAAAAGAACGACTCCTACGAAAAGAATGGCTCATACAATAGGAACGCAGCTAACGATAGGAACTGCGCTTACCAGAAGAACAACCTGTGCGGGCCAAGCCACGAGCCGCAGGAATACCCCAGCAGGGAGTCGAACCACCACGCTGAAAAGATGTACGACAATTTAGTTCGCCAAATGAAGGATAAGGCGGACAGGAAAAGCGTAGAAATGATACACCAAacaatcaaaaaaatgaataataaaattaatgacaTCAGGGACACACTGGacaagcaaaacaaaatcaTGACGAATGACgacatgcacaaaaatgtcCCATATGATAAGTCTTCcctaaattgtaaaaatcactcaaataaaaaacactCCGATCTGGATTGTAACCTCTCGGTAGCCAACAGTTCGTTAAACCTCCCCCCCGAAAGAACGTTAAGtgaatatttaataaataaaaacaagtCGAGAAATACAAACACTGATGAGTTGAACAGGGCAAAGGGGTTGAGGAAGCAAAGTGAGCACTTCCAAAAAATGAGTGAATATAATAATCGCCAAAAGAAATATGATAACCATGCACACAAGAAGAGCTatgaaaatatggaaaagtGGAACCTAAATAACGATAAATATTCCCACAGTAATTCTATGGATATGACAAGTGTTGACGAGAGTTACCTTTACCAGAGAGAGTCCAAAAGCAGTGCTCGCAGTGGTTCCCATCTGAAGAATGCTGCCAGCGGTCTCGGCGGTGGTCATAGCAGCAGCATAGGAAGTGGCATCGGAGGAGGCCAATACAGTGCCGCGTGCAGCAGCAAGGGGGAAACCAAGCGTGGCGGCAGGGGGGACTCCAGAGGTGAAGCCAGACACGAGTCCAGACGCGAGTCCAGACGAGACTCCAAACGAGACTCCAAGCATGACTCCAAGCATGACTCCAAGCATGACTCCAAGTATGACTCCAAGCATGACTCCAAGCATGACTCCAAGCATGACTCCAAGCATTACCCCAAAAGCGACGGCAGAGAGGCGAAATCCGCGCACAGTACGCACCACGCGACGAGCAACAGACGGGACTTTATCGAAAATAGCAATGCGAGTTCTTCCCCGTCGGATATAAAGCTCATTCTCAGGACCGGAGGGGGCTTTCGAAAACTAAGTGAACACtgtcaaaaaaattatatagaaaaattgaaCTACCTGAATGATAACAATTTGTTGGGTTACGAAACGAAccttaacataaaaataaaaggacaCCCATTTATACATAATGTGCCCAATGGTCAACAAAAGgatcacaaaaaggaaaaaagacaCAGATCACTTTCTAAGTTTTATAATATGCATTAA
- a CDS encoding hypothetical protein (putative) — translation MKNESKHMEKTNFENGKIYVIYDEIYDTHRKEKRRRNYYCKIVRFPNPRVLIIRALSEVYNLKDRVEYLPRSYHFGVLNTHSYFNGEKRSVYETLLLMHALNGKRELAKSVSGEAGVSPRNEGKNYQGIHHSNEGTNDQGMNPSNEGTNDQGNNDATALTKVRRTRKHEDLYLFHILNEAHQVYEYFFYLYGKCYQKYTRQFFVNINLNYNLVRGFIKLQYMNDHMSRKYKNVSLDSMLNRLIKLLHLFSQLGKNYERVECIVLYVYFYTFLCVPICFYPWGCPNFDRLSRKILNDGNVNMIINYVHANKKSLFSLLLNITEESSGYFETYDFNLAILMNEVAGGSDNLQLRYDDRNGPCYLGHNAALFERNEGYINLSEYRLLKDIGYNSLRQLYKPHFYHLTVLRRTFLFHRKMEVILCVEIFRVEGAHIIAKQLQMANDDF, via the exons atgaaaaatgaaagcaagcacatggaaaaaacaaatttcgaaaatggcaaaatatatgtaatatatgaCGAGATTTATGATACAcataggaaggaaaaaaggaggagaaattATTACTGCAAAATTGTGAGGTTCCCCAACCCTCGAGTGTTAATAATCAGGGCGTTAAGTGAAGTGTATAATTTGAAGGACAGAGTGGAGTATCTCCCTCGTAGTTACCACTTCGGCGTACTAAACACACACAGTTATTtcaatggggaaaaaaggagcgtCTACGAGACGCTGCTCCTTATGCATGCCCTGAATGGCAAAAGGGAGTTAGCAAAGAGCGTGAGTGGCGAAGCGGGAGTGAGCCCCAGAAACGAAGGCAAAAATTACCAGGGCATACACCATAGCAACGAAGGAACAAATGACCAGGGCATGAACCCTAGCAACGAAGGAACAAATGACCAGGGCAACAACGACGCCACAGCATTGACCAAGGTAAGAAGAACCAGGAAACATGAAGACCTATACttatttcacattttgaacGAGGCCCACCAAgtgtatgaatattttttttacctgtaTGGCAAATGCTACCAAAAGTACACTCGCCAATTTTTCGTAAACATAAATCTGAACTACAATTTGGTCAGAGGATTTATAAAATTGCAATACATGAATGACCACATGTCAagaaagtacaaaaatgtgtCCCTCGACAGTATGTTGAATAGGCTGATAAAACTACTGCATTTGTTTTCACAGCTTGGGAAGAATTATGAGAGAGTTGAGTGCATCGTCTTGTACGTATATTTCTACACCTTTTTATGTGTGCCCATTTGTTTCTACCCATGGGGTTGCCCTAATTTCGATCGCTTAAGCAGAAAAATACTCAACGACGGAAACGTTAATATGATCATTAACTATGTGCATGCCAATAAAAAGAGCttattttccctcctccTAAATATCACAGAAGAATCATCTGGCTATTTCGAAACTTACGATTTTAACCTGGCGATATTGATGAACGAAGTTGCCGGGGGAAGCGACAATTTGCAGCTACGCTACGATGATAGAAATGGTCCGTGTTACCTCGGCCATAATGCTGCCCTGTTCGAAAGGAATGAAGGGTACATCAACTTGAGTGAATATCGCCTACTGAAAGACATAGGCTATAATTCGCTGAGGCAGCTGTACAAGCCGCACTTCTATCACTTGACAGTGTTGAGAAGGACGTTTTTGTTTcacagaaaaatggaagtcATTCTG TGTGTCGAAATATTTCGTGTTGAGGGGGCGCACATTATAGCCAAACAGTTGCAAATGGCCAATGACGATTTTTGA
- a CDS encoding hypothetical protein (putative), protein MDKSILKCQTYEDILSILITHRGALFLQNLITAIRMLAGFVNEERKKRESEGDSDVSIPFRRYTNRFVKAEEGGEVGTGYVTGGNHLEDAPYKQEASHPSKSDELLLSRSNSELCKSRDLSGFDKIEKNLIERYQHIFDVLKNKELLESENFFEKNRKVEEIIVRDERFNLLIDDIYKNRKHFDVVSICHILISLKELNYKHFLLFNSFMNPLKNFDAYIKEQFENGNQKIVQIHSVVQLLLQCFNTYIWAGYYNLDIYNRLINTVLLNNFIQLRREIVHEQVGSYVYMNYKYDVNYPLSSDEIFSSLNLSEKYFSKKNFLTDPLGRAFEEGVKLTENAPHREGTPVQRNKESCAQNSVVEIYKHVYVYNPSFFKMSEKVVYYYTQYLTPTNFSMIADAFSKHRIFALEHDRFFFHLSKLMEKNFDKFSYKDISLILNSFKRMNLLFQRCIILGAEKFEPYFHQLYINRKECSLTLKEVSILMESLAFFHFPHKAIDLCITAAVNYLEDYIEEIDEETAINISYALVLSNLYHVNTYFFSFVWRKIGKSTYWEKKKNQVCLLWLSHMIQFKWMEYDLPKFCVLECLKIFFLKRKENMFSFSKILSSVSQILDEFHIGHDVSVDIYCPYVLDILIRGDKRQVVMLTQDTTRNEIIRQLGDSKIVIGHLQLFGYNVRPLNTKYFDTLSDRERREYVRGILLSF, encoded by the exons ATGGATAAGAGCATCTTAAAGTGCCAGACGTACGAAGACATTCTGTCTATACTTATAACACACAGGGGAGCTTTATTCCTACAGAACCTGATAACGGCGATACGGATGCTAGCCGGTTTTGTTAatgaggagaggaagaaaagggaaagcgaAGGCGACAGTGATGTAAGTATACCATTTAGGAGGTACACAAACAGATTTGTGAAGgcagaagaagggggggaagtagGAACGGGGTATGTGACGGGAGGCAACCACTTAGAAGACGCACCATACAAGCAAGAAGCTAGCCATCCAAGTAAATCAGACGAACTTCTACTCAGTAGGAGCAACTCCGAGCTGTGCAAAAGTAGAGATCTTTCAGGATttgacaaaattgaaaaaaatttaatagaaAGGTACCAACACATTTTCGACGTCCTAAAAAACAAGGAGTTACTagaaagtgaaaatttttttgagaaaaacagaaaagtgGAGGAAATCATAGTTCGAGATGAGCGATTTAACTTGCTCATAGATGACATATACAAAAATAGAAAGCACTTTGATGTAGTCTCCATCTGCCACATTTTGATATCCCTGAAGGAGTTAAATTACAAGCACTTCCTTCTCTTCAATTCGTTTATGAATCCgctaaaaaatttcgacGCATATATTAAGGAACAGTTTGAAAATGGAAATCAAAAAATCGTGCAGATCCATTCGGTTGTCCAGTTACTTCTTCAATGCTTTAACACGTACATTTGGGCTGGGTACTACAACCTAGACATATATAACAGGCTGATAAACACCGTCttgttaaataatttcatccAATTAAGGAGGGAAATTGTGCATGAACAGGTAGGAAGTTATGTCTACAtgaattataagtatgatgtGAACTATCCCTTGTCGAGTGacgaaatattttcatctcTTAACTtgagtgaaaaatatttttctaaaaagaattttttaaccGACCCCCTGGGGAGGGCCTTCGAAGAGGGAGTAAAGTTAACGGAAAACGCACCACATCGGGAAGGTACCCCAGTGCAGAGGAACAAGGAAAGCTGTGCACAAAATAGTGTAGTAG AAATTTACAAACACGTTTATGTGTACaatccttccttttttaaaatgagcGAGAAAGTTGTTTATTACTACACGCAGTATCTGACACCCACCAATTTCAGCATGATAGCTGATGCGTTTTCCAAGCATCGAATTTTTGCACTAGAACAtgatcgattttttttccacctttccAAGCTgatggagaaaaattttgataaattttcctACAAAGATATTTCCCTCATTTTGAATTCATTCAAAAGGATGAATTTATTGTTCCAAAGGTGTATTATTTTAGGGGCAGAAAAGTTTGAGCCATATTTTCACCAGCTTTACATTAACAGAAAGGAGTGCTCCTTAACCCTAAAAGAAGTGTCCATTTTAATGGAGTCTTTGGCCTTTTTCCACTTCCCCCATAAGGCAATCGATCTGTGCATCACAGCAGCTGTGAACTATCTGGAAGATTACATTGAAGAGATCGACGAAGAAACAGCAATTAATATTTCCTACGCATTAGTTCTATCAAATCTGTATCATGTCAATACGTACTTCTTCTCATTCGTTTGgagaaaaattggaaaaagtacttactgggaaaaaaagaaaaatcaagTTTGCCTGCTGTGGTTATCTCATATGATCCAGTTCAAATGGATGGAGTATGACTTACCTAAATTTTGCGTCTTGGaatgtttgaaaattttctttttaaaaagaaaggagaatatgttttccttctccaaAATTCTATCGTCCGTTTCGCAAATCCTCGATGAGTTCCACATTGGTCACGACGTTTCAGTTGACATATATTGCCCCTATGTGCTAGATATTTTAATAAGGGGAGACAAAAGGCAAGTTGTCATGCTCACGCAGGATACCACGAGAAATGAAATAATCAGACAACTCGGCGATTCAAAAATCGTCATTGGCCATTTGCAACTGTTTGGCTATAATGTGCGCCCCCTCAACACGAAATATTTCGACACACTGAGCGACAGGGAGAGGCGCGAGTATGTGCGGGGCATTCTGTTATCCTTTTAG
- a CDS encoding serine hydroxymethyltransferase (putative) — protein EKVDYEEIHKIYDAFNPHLVHVDETNNPHNFNYDFFSSLKDINKCVVITNISNKGSLISQDFIPSPFNHSDVVYTYFNENMRALNCHVIFYKRGYKQVDTEGKLIHYEYEKKLKNHFLPIRVNNTIFSFQTSFRMMKNAEFKEYVIQSKENTRALFSHLNKDFFNIQYAQNSNFLNLNCTISPFNVYEFHAFCKELNIFFDILNPFKYAQKSFNVGTNYLTSMGLLEGDMKTVAEFLNRTLSLYLCAKRQTNCANNEFVQFLKHTYVKSPNMLSLSNDIFCFISSFPDVQS, from the coding sequence GAAAAAGTCGATTATGAggaaatacataaaatatatgacgcTTTTAACCCTCATTTGGTACACGTGGACGAAACGAACAACCCTCACAATTTTaattacgatttttttagCAGCTTGAAAGACATAAACAAATGTGTAGtcattacaaatattagCAATAAGGGTAGTTTAATTTCGCAGGATTTTATTCCCTCTCCTTTTAACCATTCCGATGTTGTGTATACCTATTTTAACGAAAATATGAGGGCACTTAACTGccatgttattttttacaaaaggggGTATAAGCAGGTGGACACGGAGGGGAAATTAATCCATTAtgagtatgaaaaaaaactgaaaaatcATTTCCTCCCCATTCGAGTAAATAacaccattttttcctttcagaCGTCTTTCagaatgatgaaaaatgccGAATTTAAGGAGTACGTAATTCAGTCCAAAGAAAACACGCGTGcacttttttcccacttaaataaagatttttttaacatacaatatgcacaaaatagTAACTTCCTAAATTTAAATTGCacaatttccccttttaacgTGTACGAATTTCACGCATTTTGCAAAgaattaaacattttttttgacatcCTCAATCCATTTAAGTATGCCCAGAAATCTTTTAATGTTGGAACAAATTATTTGACGAGCATGGGTCTCCTGGAGGGTGACATGAAGACTGTAGCGGAGTTCCTAAACCGTACTCTTTCTCTATATCTTTGTGCAAAGCGGCAGACCAATTGCGCCAACAACGAATTcgtgcaatttttaaaacacacTTATGTGAAGTCTCCAAATATGTTGTCCCTTTCAAAcgacattttttgtttcatttcgtCTTTCCCGGACGTTCAAAGTTGA
- a CDS encoding transcription factor with AP2 domain(s) (putative) has protein sequence MELFLHHQINCYDLLLEIRKKIPIWGEYEANFFFHWKKIMTICVEELKIYILIFRSLNIETVKHLDFFMLKIIVDELDELRKVHEPNYKPFLFTQECLNDYDYSCSFEKSPDIYVNMNEFIQPWYRKNFNKSMDIKKFLNSLDILENQKHKSYIIQAMEIPTYIFDLCDLEETKNGVVTPNGGGPTNGVISPSVIATPRVMATPSGAASPNGASSSQNDTSKKVKKMYAKKKENQKVKNLNTSVNPKPKKRTGYYDLEIDGVVASFEARKGVYYDKSRKLWRANWKENGKIQTKGFSVNEYKSVQLARQKAIEWREKKEAELLL, from the exons atgGAATTGTTTTTACATCACCAAATTAATTGCTACGATTTGTTACTagaaataaggaaaaagaTACCCATCTGGGGAGAATACGAagcgaactttttttttcattggaaaaaaattatgaccatATGTGTCGAAgagttaaaaatatacatactgATATTCCGATCTTTAAACATCGAAACTGTTAAGCACTTGGATTTCTTTATGCTAAAAATTATTGTAGACGAACTAGACGAATTGAGGAAGGTACACGAGCCTAATTACAAGCCATTCCTATTTACACAGGAGTGTCTAAATGATTACGATTACTCCTGTTCATTTGAAAAGAGCCCAGATATTTATGTCAATATGAATGAATTTATCCAACCCTGGTATAGAAAGAATTTTAACAAGTCTATGGACAttaagaaatttttaaattccttggacattttggaaaaccAGAAACATAAATCGTATATCATCCAGGCGATGGAGATCCCCACCTACATCTTTGACTTGTGCGACTtggaggaaacaaaaaatggagtggTCACGCCAAACGGGGGGGGACCAACAAATGGGGTTATTTCACCAAGCGTGATAGCCACACCAAGAGTGATGGCCACACCAAGCGGTGCAGCCTCCCCCAATGGGGCTTCCTCTTCACAGAACGATACCTCTaagaaggttaaaaaaatgtacgcgaagaagaaagaaaatcagaaggtgaaaaatttaaacactTCCGTAAACCCCAAGCCGAAGAAGAGAACAGGGTACTATGACCTCGAGATAGACGGGGTTGTTGCATCCTTTGAGGCTAGGAAGGGGGTTTATTATGACAAGTCGAGGAAGCTCTGGAGGGCGAACTGGAaggaaaatgggaagatTCAGACGAAGGGATTTTCAGTCAATG AGTATAAGTCGGTTCAACTAGCAAGACAAAAGGCAATCgagtggagagaaaaaaaggaggcagaACTTTTGCTCTGA
- a CDS encoding 3-oxo-5-alpha-steroid 4-dehydrogenase family protein (putative), whose product MMCDVSSLVHAMGEEGILKIICKAYYTVGCFVLLLSFHFKSINEWSLHGKNLYIKIEKGKTDGEKTHSTFSKLRGKIDHMTISKKHFAHFYVIGLAVNSVLLICDLSQRAGSEQTAFHCISVTNVLLQVQLVRRLLEQLLVVRTTPKSVMHVFSYLLGVTFYLVTPYSLHNNDKREYTTVGLLPVVVFLLGTLIQYDSHVRLAKLRPKGANKLDSPYKVPHGGLFHFVSCPHYFAEILIYLSFLLLNWNFIR is encoded by the exons ATGATGTGCGATGTCTCATCATTGGTACACGCCATGGGCGAAGAAGGGATTCTAAAAATTATCTGTAAAGCTTATTACACCGTTGGATGTTTTGtcctccttctttctttccatttcaaATCAATAAATGAATGGTCCCTGCATGGGAAGAATTTGTAcatcaaaattgaaaaggggaaaacggatggggaaaaaacgcaCTCCACGTTTTCGAAGCTGAGGGGGAAGATAGACCACATGACAATTTCGAAAAAGCACTTCGCGCATTTTTATGTGATCGGCTTGGCCGTCAATTCTGTGTTGCTCATCTGT GACCTCAGTCAACGCGCAGGGAGTGAACAAACCG cctTCCATTGTATCTCCGTAACGAACGTTTTGCTTCAAGTTCAGTTGGTCAGGAGACTACTGGAGCAGCTGCTCGTCGTCAGGACGACGCCGAAATCGGTCATGCACGTTTTTTCGTACCTCTTGGGCGTAAC CTTCTACCTTGTGACGCCCTATTCCCTCCACAACAATGACAAAAGGGAGTATACAACAGTAGGGTTACTCCCTGTTGTTGTGTTCCTGTTGGGGACATTAATTCAG TATGATTCCCATGTCCGCTTGGCCAAGCTTCGTCCCAAAg GCGCAAACAAGTTAGACAGCCCGTACAAAGTACCACATGGGGGACTCTTCCACTTTGTCAGTTGCCCGCATTATTTCGCCGAAATTTTAATCTACCTGTCCTTTTTGCTGCTGAACTGGAATTTCATCAGGTAA